The Neofelis nebulosa isolate mNeoNeb1 chromosome 16, mNeoNeb1.pri, whole genome shotgun sequence genome includes a window with the following:
- the BHLHA9 gene encoding class A basic helix-loop-helix protein 9 → MHRGGPGPGLRGLKGAEGPAEDLGGSCLEAGRDFGVLKENGEAEEAASGRKRARPARSKARRMAANVRERKRILDYNEAFNALRRALRHDLGGKRLSKIATLRRAIHRIAALSLVLRASPAPRWHCGHLECHGQAARAGGGGDAGSSPPPPAPPPAGPFAPRCASCSPHTHPGRPRAVAEAQGAAQASAGSWRRGPGAPLAWPRGHPRAGPGLGFQHS, encoded by the coding sequence ATGCACCGAGGCGGGCCGGGACCAGGCCTCAGAGGCCTGAAGGGGGCCGAGGGCCCCGCCGAGGACTTGGGGGGCTCTTGCCTGGAGGCCGGCAGGGATTTTGGGGTGCTGAAGGAGAACGGCGAGGCCGAGGAGGCGGCGAGCGGCAGGAAACGCGCCCGGCCGGCGCGCTCCAAGGCGCGGCGCATGGCGGCCAACGTGCGGGAGCGCAAGCGCATCCTGGACTACAACGAGGCCTTCAACGCGCTGCGCAGGGCGCTGCGGCACGACCTGGGCGGCAAGAGGCTCTCTAAGATCGCCACGCTGCGCAGGGCCATCCACCGCATCGCGGCGCTCTCCCTAGTCCTGCGCGCCAGCCCCGCGCCCCGCTGGCACTGCGGGCACCTGGAATGCCACGGCCAGGCCGCGCGTGCCGGGGGCGGCGGGGACGCGGGCTCCagcccgccgccgcccgccccgccgcccgccggcCCCTTCGCGCCGCGCTGCGCCTCGTGTTCCCCGCACACGCACCCGGGACGGCCCAGGGCGGTGGCCGAGGCTCAGGGCGCGGCCCAGGCGTCCGCGGGAAGCTGGCGCCGCGGTCCTGGGGCTCCCTTGGCCTGGCCGCGGGGCCACCCGCGAGCGGGCCCCGGGTTGGGCTTCCAGCACTCCTGA